Proteins encoded within one genomic window of Aurantiacibacter spongiae:
- the nuoH gene encoding NADH-quinone oxidoreductase subunit NuoH, whose amino-acid sequence MTEFFVDQGMIYGWALALSAIIGSLVIAFPLMLAVAIVIYVDRKVWAAINLRRGPNVVGPFGVLQSFADGLKVFLQETIIPSASNKGIFLLAPIVTFTVALAAWAVIPFDTGVVLADINVGLLYILAISSLSVYGVTMAGWASNSKYPFFSAMRAAAQMISYEVSIGFILICVVLFAGTFSLSGIVEAQRGYGFGFVNGYWFNILLFPMWVMFFISSLAETQRVPFDLTEAESELVAGYQTEYSSMSFALFWLGEYANILLMCALNTTLFFGGWLPPVDWAPLYWVPGIIWFLLKTFFFFFMFSWVMATVPRYRYDQLMRLGWKVFLPISLVFVVLTSGWLMLTRYGGAA is encoded by the coding sequence ATGACCGAGTTTTTCGTTGATCAGGGCATGATCTACGGCTGGGCGCTGGCGCTTTCGGCCATTATCGGCTCCCTCGTCATCGCCTTTCCCCTGATGCTCGCGGTTGCGATCGTCATCTATGTCGACCGCAAGGTATGGGCGGCCATCAATCTCAGGCGCGGACCGAACGTGGTCGGCCCGTTCGGCGTCCTGCAAAGCTTTGCTGACGGGTTGAAGGTTTTCCTGCAGGAAACGATCATTCCGTCGGCGTCGAACAAGGGCATCTTCCTGCTAGCCCCCATCGTCACCTTCACCGTGGCGCTGGCGGCATGGGCGGTCATTCCCTTCGACACCGGGGTCGTGCTTGCGGACATCAATGTCGGGCTGCTCTACATCCTCGCGATAAGTTCGCTCAGCGTCTACGGCGTGACGATGGCGGGCTGGGCATCGAATTCGAAATACCCGTTCTTTTCCGCCATGCGCGCCGCCGCGCAGATGATTTCCTATGAAGTCTCGATCGGTTTCATCCTGATTTGCGTCGTGTTGTTCGCCGGCACGTTCAGCCTGTCGGGCATCGTCGAAGCGCAGCGCGGCTACGGGTTCGGTTTCGTCAACGGGTACTGGTTCAACATTCTGCTGTTTCCCATGTGGGTGATGTTCTTCATCTCCAGTCTCGCGGAAACGCAGCGCGTTCCGTTCGACCTGACCGAGGCGGAGAGCGAGCTGGTAGCCGGATACCAGACGGAGTATTCGTCGATGAGCTTCGCGCTGTTCTGGCTTGGCGAGTACGCCAACATCCTCCTGATGTGTGCGCTCAACACGACGCTGTTCTTCGGTGGTTGGCTACCGCCGGTCGATTGGGCGCCGCTCTACTGGGTACCGGGGATCATCTGGTTCCTTCTCAAGACATTCTTCTTCTTCTTCATGTTCAGCTGGGTGATGGCGACAGTCCCGCGCTACCGGTACGATCAGCTGATGCGCCTTGGATGGAAGGTATTCCTGCCGATCAGTCTGGTGTTCGTGGTGCTCACCTCGGGCTGGCTGATGCTTACTCGCTATGGAGGTGCAGCATGA
- the nuoI gene encoding NADH-quinone oxidoreductase subunit NuoI: MTVAQLVKSFTLWEFLKAHALTLKYFFKPKVTINYPFEKNPLSPRFRGEHALRRYPNGEERCIACKLCEAVCPAQAITIESEPRSDGSRRTTRYDIDMTKCIFCGFCQEACPVDAVVEGPNFEYSTETREELLYDKAKLLANGDKWERAIAANLEADAPYR; the protein is encoded by the coding sequence ATGACCGTCGCCCAACTCGTCAAATCCTTCACCCTGTGGGAATTCCTGAAGGCGCATGCCCTCACTCTGAAGTATTTCTTCAAGCCCAAGGTGACGATCAACTACCCCTTCGAAAAGAACCCCCTCAGCCCCCGCTTCCGCGGCGAGCACGCGCTGCGGCGCTATCCCAATGGCGAGGAGCGGTGCATTGCGTGCAAATTGTGCGAGGCGGTGTGCCCGGCGCAGGCCATCACCATCGAGAGCGAACCGCGCTCGGACGGTTCGCGGCGCACGACTCGCTACGACATCGACATGACCAAGTGCATCTTCTGCGGCTTCTGCCAGGAAGCCTGCCCGGTCGATGCCGTGGTCGAGGGGCCGAATTTCGAATATTCGACCGAAACGCGCGAAGAACTGTTATACGACAAGGCGAAGCTGCTGGCGAACGGGGACAAGTGGGAGCGGGCGATCGCCGCGAACCTTGAAGCCGACGCACCGTATCGCTAG
- the nuoG gene encoding NADH-quinone oxidoreductase subunit NuoG: MPNVTVDGEQIEVPDGATVLQACEMAGKEIPRFCYHERLSIAGNCRMCLVEVKPGPPKPQASCALPATEGQEIRTDTEMVKKAREGVMEFLLINHPLDCPICDQGGECDLQDQAMMYGRGATRYHENKRAVTEKYMGPLIKTIMTRCIHCTRCVRFSEEIAGVDEIGALYRGEDMQITTYLEQAAQHELSANVIDLCPVGALTSGPYAYEARPWELKKTLGIDVSDAVGSNITVHSRGREVMRVLPRINDDVNEEWISDKARYQVDGLTRRRLDKVWIRGADGKLAQAGWDAAFAAIAERASQGRIAAVAGDMVDCETMFAAKALLQVTGSDLVESRQTGMDYDVSNLAGVAFNTTFNEIENADAVLIVGSQVRHEAPLVNVRLRKAAKRGAKVFVVGPQWDTTFPAEFLGTDIAILGDLPRTVTDVFAKASRPALILGAGGFAAGAHGAALGLVDKLGLVKDSDSVGLPGGWNGFNALHTAAARMGALMLGFASEGGLTDLAEASPAVVLALGADEVDYARFAGSLKVYIGHHGDKGAHAADIILPGSAYTEKAGTYVNTEGRVQFADKAVFAPGDAREDWTILRALADALGVNVGFDSFDQLRSAMVAEIPALGEEGLADYGSLPSARSDTSPAGEIAYPVRDFYLTNSIARASLVMQRCSDELVHGGTLQEAAE; encoded by the coding sequence ATGCCTAATGTCACCGTAGACGGCGAACAGATCGAGGTGCCCGATGGCGCCACCGTGCTGCAGGCCTGCGAGATGGCCGGGAAGGAGATCCCGCGCTTCTGCTATCACGAGCGGCTGAGCATTGCCGGCAATTGCCGCATGTGCCTGGTCGAGGTGAAGCCCGGGCCGCCCAAGCCACAGGCGAGTTGCGCGCTGCCGGCGACCGAAGGGCAGGAAATCCGTACCGATACGGAGATGGTCAAGAAGGCGCGCGAGGGGGTGATGGAGTTCCTGCTCATCAACCATCCGCTGGACTGCCCCATCTGCGACCAGGGTGGCGAATGCGACCTGCAGGACCAGGCAATGATGTATGGCCGGGGCGCCACCCGCTACCACGAGAACAAGCGCGCGGTGACCGAGAAATACATGGGTCCGCTGATCAAGACGATCATGACCCGCTGCATCCACTGCACGCGCTGCGTTCGTTTCTCCGAGGAGATCGCCGGCGTGGACGAGATCGGCGCGCTCTACCGCGGCGAGGACATGCAGATCACCACCTATCTCGAACAGGCGGCTCAACATGAATTGTCGGCCAATGTCATCGATCTGTGCCCGGTCGGTGCGCTGACGAGCGGACCTTACGCTTACGAGGCACGGCCGTGGGAGCTGAAGAAGACGCTCGGCATCGACGTTTCCGATGCGGTGGGGTCCAACATCACGGTTCATTCGCGCGGGCGGGAAGTCATGCGCGTGTTGCCGCGCATCAACGACGACGTGAACGAGGAATGGATCTCCGACAAGGCGCGCTATCAGGTTGACGGTCTGACACGCCGCCGGCTCGACAAGGTCTGGATTCGCGGGGCGGACGGCAAGCTGGCGCAGGCTGGCTGGGACGCGGCCTTCGCCGCCATCGCCGAGCGCGCCAGTCAGGGGCGTATCGCCGCGGTCGCGGGCGACATGGTCGATTGCGAGACGATGTTCGCGGCGAAAGCGTTGTTGCAGGTGACCGGTTCCGATCTCGTCGAAAGTCGGCAGACCGGCATGGATTACGACGTATCGAACCTCGCCGGTGTCGCCTTCAACACGACCTTCAACGAAATCGAGAATGCCGACGCCGTCCTCATCGTCGGCAGCCAGGTCCGGCACGAAGCTCCGCTCGTGAACGTTCGGCTGCGCAAGGCGGCGAAGCGCGGTGCGAAGGTGTTCGTTGTCGGCCCGCAATGGGATACGACCTTCCCGGCTGAATTCCTCGGTACCGATATCGCCATTCTCGGCGATCTCCCCCGGACCGTCACGGACGTGTTCGCCAAGGCGTCGCGACCTGCCCTGATCCTCGGCGCAGGCGGCTTCGCCGCCGGCGCACACGGTGCGGCGCTCGGCCTCGTTGACAAGCTCGGCCTCGTGAAGGATTCCGACAGCGTCGGTCTGCCGGGCGGGTGGAACGGCTTCAACGCCCTTCACACCGCGGCGGCACGGATGGGCGCGCTCATGCTCGGCTTCGCCAGCGAGGGTGGCCTTACCGACCTGGCCGAAGCATCGCCTGCGGTAGTTCTGGCGCTGGGGGCGGACGAGGTGGACTACGCGCGCTTCGCCGGTTCGCTCAAAGTCTATATCGGGCATCACGGCGACAAGGGCGCGCACGCGGCGGACATCATCCTGCCCGGCAGCGCATACACCGAAAAGGCCGGAACCTACGTCAACACCGAAGGCCGCGTTCAATTCGCAGACAAGGCGGTCTTCGCACCGGGAGACGCGCGGGAAGACTGGACGATCCTGCGGGCGCTGGCCGATGCGCTGGGCGTCAATGTCGGCTTCGACAGCTTCGACCAGTTGCGCTCCGCGATGGTGGCCGAGATCCCCGCACTGGGCGAGGAGGGGCTGGCCGATTACGGATCGCTACCCTCCGCTCGGTCGGACACGTCGCCCGCGGGTGAGATTGCCTATCCGGTGAGGGATTTCTACCTCACCAACTCCATAGCCCGGGCGAGCCTGGTGATGCAGCGTTGCTCGGATGAACTGGTCCACGGCGGCACCTTGCAGGAGGCGGCGGAATGA
- the nuoK gene encoding NADH-quinone oxidoreductase subunit NuoK, whose amino-acid sequence MIGIEHYIIVSSILFVLGVLGIFLNRKNIIVILMAIELILLAVNINFVAFSAFLADLTGQVFAMFVLTVAAGEAAIGLAILVIYFRSRGTIAVDDVNRMKG is encoded by the coding sequence GTGATCGGTATCGAGCATTACATCATCGTCAGTTCGATCCTGTTCGTGCTCGGCGTTCTTGGTATCTTCCTCAACCGCAAGAACATCATCGTCATCCTGATGGCCATCGAGCTCATCCTTCTGGCGGTGAACATCAATTTCGTCGCCTTCAGCGCCTTCCTCGCCGATCTCACGGGGCAGGTGTTCGCCATGTTCGTGCTGACCGTCGCGGCGGGAGAGGCAGCGATCGGTCTGGCCATCCTGGTCATCTATTTCCGTTCGCGCGGCACCATCGCGGTGGACGATGTCAACCGGATGAAGGGGTAG
- the nuoE gene encoding NADH-quinone oxidoreductase subunit NuoE translates to MAARNIAPDTPELRQRWGGFAFTKELKAKADWHIAKYPDGRQKSAVMPLLDLAQRQVGAETNTQGWLPLPVIEYVADYLDMPVIRVLEVATFYTMYNLVPVGRFHVQVCGTTPCMLRGSDDLLDACYARGMRKGHTTDDGLWTLTEVECMGNCATAPMVQINDDNYEDLTAERLDTVLDALAAGEEPRAGTQEPGRHTSEPVGGPTTLKEMVDANHDYRSEW, encoded by the coding sequence ATGGCCGCTAGAAATATCGCGCCCGATACGCCCGAACTGCGTCAGCGCTGGGGCGGCTTCGCGTTTACGAAGGAACTGAAGGCCAAGGCTGACTGGCATATCGCCAAATATCCCGACGGTCGCCAGAAAAGCGCGGTGATGCCATTGCTCGACCTCGCGCAAAGGCAGGTCGGGGCGGAGACGAACACGCAAGGCTGGCTGCCGCTGCCGGTGATCGAATACGTCGCCGACTATCTCGATATGCCGGTGATCCGCGTGCTCGAGGTCGCGACCTTCTACACCATGTACAACCTCGTACCCGTCGGGCGCTTTCACGTGCAGGTCTGCGGCACCACGCCGTGCATGCTGCGCGGCTCGGACGATCTGCTCGACGCCTGCTACGCGCGCGGCATGAGGAAGGGCCACACGACCGATGACGGGTTGTGGACCCTCACCGAAGTCGAGTGCATGGGCAATTGCGCCACCGCGCCGATGGTCCAGATCAACGACGACAATTACGAGGACCTGACCGCCGAGCGCCTCGACACCGTGCTCGACGCGCTGGCCGCGGGCGAGGAACCCAGGGCCGGTACGCAGGAGCCTGGCCGTCACACGTCCGAACCCGTTGGCGGTCCGACTACCCTGAAGGAAATGGTCGACGCCAATCACGACTACCGGAGCGAGTGGTGA
- the nuoL gene encoding NADH-quinone oxidoreductase subunit L, whose product MIQIIVFAPLLAALVAGLFGRVIGHTGAKLVTTAALFVSCALSWPIFLGYLGGDGAATITPVLQWVQSGDMRFDWALRVDTLTAVMLVVITTVSALVHLYSWGYMDEDPDQSRFFAYLSLFTFAMLMLVTADNLVQMFFGWEGVGLASYLLIGFWYKKPSANAAAIKAFVVNRVGDLGFMLGIFGTFLVFQTTSIPEILGAAPAMRGASTIGFLGMRFDTMTVLCLLLFVGAMGKSAQLGLHTWLPDAMEGPTPVSALIHAATMVTAGVFMVCRLSPMFEAAPTALAVVTVVGAATCFFAATIGTTQWDIKRVIAYSTCSQLGYMFFAAGVGAYGAAMFHLFTHAFFKALLFLGAGSVIHAMHHEQDMRYYGGLRKEIPVTFWAMMAGTLAITGVGVYWVHAGFAGFHSKDAILEAAWAANGSFSNLAFWLGAIAALLTSFYSWRLMFLTFWGKPRWAESEHIRHAVRHGHDEPEDHNPAKQEDSGHSVAHPVPEPEEREGTAGYHPHESPWTMLVPLGVLSLGAIFAGFIFYPAFLDTASFWNGSIAYNEHFMHSLHDAEVVPVLVKLSATIAMLTGLFFAWLAYMKSTDLPEQTAEQLGPIYRFVLNKWYFDELYNFLFVRPAFWLGRLFWKKGDEGTINRFGPDGAAWLVSEGAGLAKRVQSGYLTSYALIMLLGLVAAITWVLF is encoded by the coding sequence GTGATTCAGATCATCGTTTTCGCGCCGCTTCTCGCTGCGCTTGTCGCCGGCCTGTTCGGTCGGGTGATCGGCCATACAGGTGCCAAGCTGGTCACTACCGCAGCGCTGTTCGTGTCCTGCGCGCTGAGCTGGCCGATCTTTCTCGGCTACCTCGGCGGGGATGGCGCCGCGACGATAACTCCGGTCCTGCAATGGGTACAGTCGGGGGACATGCGCTTCGACTGGGCGCTGCGCGTGGACACGCTGACCGCGGTGATGCTGGTCGTCATCACCACGGTTTCGGCGCTGGTCCACCTCTACAGCTGGGGATACATGGACGAGGATCCGGATCAGAGCCGGTTCTTCGCCTACCTTTCGCTGTTCACCTTCGCCATGCTGATGCTGGTGACGGCGGACAACCTCGTTCAGATGTTTTTCGGATGGGAAGGGGTTGGCCTCGCCAGCTACCTGCTGATCGGATTCTGGTACAAGAAGCCGTCCGCAAACGCCGCCGCCATCAAGGCTTTCGTGGTCAACCGGGTCGGTGATCTGGGTTTCATGCTCGGTATCTTCGGGACGTTCCTGGTCTTCCAGACAACGAGCATTCCCGAGATCCTGGGTGCCGCTCCGGCGATGCGGGGTGCGAGCACCATCGGGTTTCTCGGCATGCGGTTCGACACGATGACGGTTCTGTGCCTGCTGCTGTTCGTCGGGGCGATGGGCAAGAGCGCGCAGCTGGGTCTGCATACCTGGCTGCCCGACGCGATGGAGGGGCCGACGCCCGTCTCCGCGCTGATCCATGCGGCCACGATGGTGACCGCGGGCGTGTTCATGGTCTGCCGCCTGTCGCCTATGTTCGAGGCCGCGCCGACCGCGCTAGCCGTGGTCACGGTGGTCGGCGCGGCGACCTGCTTCTTCGCGGCGACCATCGGTACGACGCAGTGGGACATCAAGCGAGTGATTGCCTATTCCACCTGCTCCCAACTGGGATACATGTTCTTCGCCGCCGGTGTTGGCGCCTATGGCGCGGCCATGTTCCATCTGTTCACGCATGCCTTCTTCAAGGCACTGCTGTTTCTGGGAGCGGGCAGTGTCATTCACGCGATGCACCACGAACAGGACATGCGATATTACGGCGGATTGCGGAAAGAGATCCCAGTCACCTTCTGGGCCATGATGGCCGGTACGCTGGCGATCACCGGCGTCGGCGTGTACTGGGTTCATGCGGGCTTCGCCGGGTTCCATTCGAAAGACGCCATCCTCGAAGCGGCCTGGGCAGCGAATGGCAGCTTTTCCAATCTCGCTTTCTGGCTGGGCGCAATCGCCGCCCTCCTCACAAGCTTCTACAGCTGGCGTCTGATGTTCCTGACCTTTTGGGGGAAGCCGCGCTGGGCGGAGAGCGAGCATATACGTCACGCCGTTCGGCACGGTCACGACGAGCCGGAGGATCACAATCCGGCGAAGCAGGAAGATTCCGGCCATTCGGTCGCTCACCCGGTGCCCGAACCCGAGGAACGCGAGGGGACGGCGGGCTACCATCCGCACGAAAGTCCGTGGACGATGCTTGTTCCCCTTGGCGTCTTGAGCCTCGGAGCGATTTTCGCGGGTTTCATCTTCTACCCGGCGTTTCTCGATACCGCGTCCTTCTGGAACGGCTCTATCGCGTATAACGAGCATTTCATGCACTCGCTCCACGATGCGGAGGTGGTTCCGGTGCTGGTCAAGCTGTCGGCAACCATCGCCATGCTGACTGGCCTGTTCTTCGCCTGGCTCGCCTACATGAAAAGTACGGACCTGCCCGAGCAGACGGCGGAGCAACTCGGTCCCATCTATCGCTTCGTTCTCAACAAGTGGTATTTCGACGAGTTGTACAATTTCCTATTCGTCCGGCCGGCGTTCTGGCTCGGTCGCCTGTTCTGGAAGAAGGGAGACGAGGGCACGATCAACCGGTTCGGACCGGACGGGGCCGCCTGGCTCGTGTCGGAGGGTGCCGGTCTCGCAAAGCGGGTGCAGTCAGGATATCTCACGAGTTACGCCCTGATTATGCTGCTGGGCCTTGTTGCCGCCATCACCTGGGTGCTTTTCTGA
- the nuoF gene encoding NADH-quinone oxidoreductase subunit NuoF codes for MLADKDRIFTNLYGFQDWGLKAAEARGDWDDTKALIGRGHDAIIEEMKASGLRGRGGAGFPTGMKWSFMPKESKDGRPSFLVINADESEPGSCKDREIIRHDPHKLIEGALVAGYAMRARAAYIYIRGEYIREAETLQAAIDEAYDAGLLGRNASGSGYDFDVYMHRGAGAYICGEETAMIESLEGKKGQPRLKPPFPAGAGLYGCPTTVNNVESIAVVPTILRRGASWFSSFGREGNAGTKLFQISGHVERPCVVEEAMSIPFRDLIEKHAGGITGGWDNLLAVIPGGSSVPLVPAEQIMDAPMDFDGLKELGSGLGTAAVIVMDKSTDIVRAISRISYFYKHESCGQCTPCREGTGWMWRVMERLREGESSPGEIDMLYEVTKQVEGHTICALGDAAAWPIQGLLRHFRPELERRIAEREGAGLSGAAMAEAAE; via the coding sequence ATGCTCGCCGATAAGGATCGGATCTTCACCAATCTCTACGGCTTCCAGGACTGGGGCCTGAAGGCTGCCGAGGCGCGCGGCGACTGGGACGATACAAAGGCGCTGATCGGGCGTGGACACGATGCCATCATAGAAGAGATGAAGGCATCGGGCCTGCGCGGCCGGGGCGGGGCGGGGTTCCCGACCGGGATGAAATGGTCCTTCATGCCGAAGGAATCGAAGGATGGACGTCCCAGCTTCCTGGTCATCAACGCCGACGAATCCGAACCCGGTTCGTGCAAGGACCGCGAGATCATCCGCCATGATCCGCACAAGCTGATCGAGGGCGCGCTGGTCGCGGGTTACGCGATGCGGGCACGCGCCGCCTACATCTACATCCGCGGCGAATATATCCGCGAGGCAGAGACGCTTCAGGCCGCTATCGACGAGGCTTACGATGCCGGGCTGCTGGGCCGGAATGCCAGCGGTTCGGGATACGATTTCGACGTCTACATGCACCGCGGCGCGGGCGCCTACATCTGCGGTGAGGAAACCGCGATGATCGAAAGCCTGGAAGGCAAGAAGGGCCAGCCTCGTCTCAAGCCGCCATTTCCGGCGGGGGCGGGGCTCTACGGCTGCCCGACGACGGTCAACAACGTCGAGAGCATCGCGGTCGTGCCAACCATCCTCAGGCGCGGGGCCAGCTGGTTCTCCAGCTTCGGGCGGGAGGGCAATGCCGGCACGAAGCTGTTTCAGATCAGCGGGCACGTCGAGCGGCCCTGCGTGGTCGAGGAAGCCATGAGCATTCCCTTCCGCGACCTGATCGAAAAACATGCGGGCGGCATCACCGGGGGATGGGACAATCTCCTTGCTGTCATCCCCGGCGGGTCGTCCGTGCCGCTGGTTCCGGCGGAGCAGATCATGGACGCGCCGATGGATTTCGACGGCCTGAAGGAACTGGGCAGCGGCCTTGGCACGGCGGCGGTTATCGTGATGGACAAGTCCACCGACATCGTGCGTGCGATCAGCCGGATCAGCTATTTCTACAAGCACGAGAGTTGCGGCCAGTGCACGCCGTGCCGCGAAGGCACGGGGTGGATGTGGCGGGTGATGGAACGTCTGCGGGAAGGTGAATCGTCGCCCGGCGAGATAGACATGCTTTACGAAGTGACGAAACAGGTGGAGGGCCATACGATCTGCGCGCTCGGCGATGCCGCCGCGTGGCCGATCCAGGGCCTGCTGCGCCATTTCCGCCCGGAACTCGAACGCCGCATCGCGGAACGCGAGGGCGCCGGCCTATCTGGCGCGGCGATGGCGGAGGCGGCAGAGTGA
- a CDS encoding NADH-quinone oxidoreductase subunit J: MMQVFAFYLFAVLVVASGAFTVLARNPVHSVLWLILAFFNAAGLMVLVGAEFLAMLLVVVYVGAVAVLFLFVVMMLNIDFAELRAGFMKNAPLGFAIALVLLAELVLGVGAYRAGALKLGAPSGTAAPIVGQSNIQDIGIVLYGQYLFLFETAGIILLVAMIGAIVLTHREVRSQRGQQNIAKQVARNPKEATRMTRPTIGEGIDL; the protein is encoded by the coding sequence CTGATGCAGGTATTCGCCTTCTACCTTTTTGCCGTACTGGTTGTCGCGTCGGGCGCTTTCACGGTACTCGCGCGCAACCCCGTGCATTCGGTGCTGTGGCTGATCCTTGCGTTCTTCAACGCCGCCGGCCTGATGGTGCTGGTGGGGGCGGAGTTTCTCGCGATGTTGCTGGTCGTCGTCTATGTCGGCGCGGTCGCAGTGCTGTTCCTGTTCGTGGTGATGATGCTGAACATCGATTTCGCCGAACTACGCGCAGGCTTCATGAAAAACGCGCCGCTGGGGTTCGCCATCGCGCTCGTCCTGCTGGCCGAGCTGGTGCTGGGTGTGGGTGCCTACCGCGCCGGGGCGCTGAAGCTCGGAGCCCCGAGCGGGACCGCCGCACCCATCGTCGGGCAGAGCAACATCCAGGATATCGGCATCGTGCTCTACGGGCAGTACCTGTTCCTGTTCGAAACCGCGGGTATCATCCTGCTTGTCGCCATGATCGGGGCGATCGTCCTGACCCATCGCGAGGTTCGCAGCCAGCGGGGCCAGCAGAACATCGCCAAACAGGTTGCGAGAAATCCGAAGGAAGCGACCCGCATGACCCGGCCCACCATTGGCGAGGGAATCGACCTGTGA